CAAGTATCTTTTGCAGGTCAAAGCTCATGACACATCCCTAAGAAATTGTCGTTCAAACTTTTGCCAGGCATCAGCCAGGCCGTGCCTCCCAAGAATGGACTGAAAGAGCGCGGCGTCGAGCACTCCACCTTCGATAAACTGGAGCAGGCGGGCTTTGTCCTTGGCTCGTCCAGTCTGAAGCGCGATGGCGGCAAGGTGTTCTGCGGTAAAGACCCGCGCGGGTATTCCTTCCACATTTCTCTCCACGCCCTCCTTCAACGCCTCTTCCAGCAGCGGAGTTCCAGTAGGCAGGAATTGTATAGGCCAGTCGGCTACGACGATGTATTCGCCCTCCATCCTGCCACCCCGTGCCTTGAGATAATCGAAAATGGGGGCGAGACTGACCAGCAAACTCCTCGATCCAGACTGAAAAGCCACAAAGATATCCACATCAAGTGTGGCGACGGGCTCAAGATAAAAAGTCGCCCCCACCGCACCACCGATGGCGTAACGGTCAATGATCCCGTCGGCCTGCATCTGGTTGATGACGGCGATGACTTCTTTGATGTTCATGGGGAAAGCATATCGCAGCCTGTCCCGCAGACTTTAGCCCCACTTGTCATTGGCCTAAAAATAGACAGCCTTTAACCTTCCGACGAGTGAAATGTTTTTCGTTGCGGGTGAGCAACCCGACATTAACGGTTTGCCAGTGATCGTTATACGGATAAGGCTCTAAATCCCACCCAAAAACGTGCTTTGCTTTGCGCTGCCATCCCCTTAACTGCTTATTCTATGTTTTCATGGAACAAACTGCTGGGTAGGGATGATAAGTTTTTTGACCTCCTGGAGGCCAGTGCCTTGGAGGCCAAAACCACGGCCGAAACACTGACGGAATTCATCTCGTTCTGCGATCGAGTGCACGAAAACAAGAGCCTGGACAAGTTTACCGAGAGCAAGCGCAGGGACAAACAAATCACCCAGTCCATCACCGAAGAGCTGTGCCGGACGTTTGTCACGCCCTTGGAGCGGGAGGACATCGAAGCCCTTTCCAATTCACTTTATAAAATCCCCAAGACCGTCCTTAAAGTCGCCGAGCGCCTTATGATTTGCCCTCCGGCCTTGCGGAGCGAGGAAACGCTTAAAAAGCAGGCCGGATTGCTCGGTCAGGCGACTGAAATTGTTTATCAGATGGTCCGACATCTGCGCCCGGGAAGCTCGCTCTATAAAGTTCGCGAGATGAACGACCAGCTTCAACAATTGGAGGGCGAGGCAGACAGACTGGTGACAGAGGTCTTGCGGGAGTTGTGCCAGGGAAAACGCCAGGCACTGGATGTCATTATCTTAAAGGACATCTTCGAGCTATTGGAGAAGGCCATCGATCGCTGCCGCGATGCCGGCAACACCGTATTCCAAACCATATTGAAGAATTCCTGAGTTTTTGGGTCGCTATGCTTCTTTTATTCACGGTTCTGGTGGCGGCGCTGATCTTTGAATACATCAACGGTTTTCATGATGCCGCCAACGCGATTGCCACGGTCGTTTCCACAAAAGTACTGACCCCCCGGCAGGCCATTGCCTTGGCTGCAGTTTGCAATTTATTGGGAGCCATGATGGGCACTGCCGTGGCAACCACCATCGGCAAGGGACTGGTGGATCCCCATGTTGTCACGACGCTTACGGTGCTCGACGCGTTGATCGCCGCCATCATCTGGGGTTTGCTCACCTGGTGGCTGGGTCTTCCCTCCAGCTCAAGCCATGCGTTGATCGGCGGCCTTTGCGGCGCGGCGCTTGCCGCATCCGGGAACGTATCGGTCTTGAACTGGTACACACATCCCGCTCCCGGCAAAGTTGAGGGGCTTGTTCCCAAGGTCTTCATTCCGATGTTTACATCACCCCTGCTCGGATTTGTCGTGGCTTCCATTTTCATGTTTGTCATCATGATTTTGTTTAAACGAATAACACCCCATGCCGCCAAGAACTGGTTTGGCCGGGCGCAGACGGTCAGCGCGTCCCTCATGGCTCTCAGCCACGGTTCAAACGATGCACAGAAAACCATGGGCATTATTGCCCTGGCCCTTTTCAGCGCGACCTCCGCCGGTACCTTCGACCACCTTCCCGATTACCTGTCCTTTTTGCGCACCCCCGCGTTTCATGTGGATACCTGGGTCATTGTGGCATGCGCCATGACGATGGCCGCCGGAACCGCCGCCGGCGGCTGGCGCATCATTCGGACGATGGGGCACCGCGTGGTCAAATTGCAACCGGTCCACGGCTTTGCCGCCGAGACAGCCGCCGCCACGGTCATCTATGCCGCCAGCACTTTTGGCATTCCCGTTTCCACGACACATGTC
This DNA window, taken from Candidatus Methylacidiphilales bacterium, encodes the following:
- a CDS encoding DUF47 family protein, which encodes MFSWNKLLGRDDKFFDLLEASALEAKTTAETLTEFISFCDRVHENKSLDKFTESKRRDKQITQSITEELCRTFVTPLEREDIEALSNSLYKIPKTVLKVAERLMICPPALRSEETLKKQAGLLGQATEIVYQMVRHLRPGSSLYKVREMNDQLQQLEGEADRLVTEVLRELCQGKRQALDVIILKDIFELLEKAIDRCRDAGNTVFQTILKNS
- a CDS encoding inorganic phosphate transporter, producing MLLLFTVLVAALIFEYINGFHDAANAIATVVSTKVLTPRQAIALAAVCNLLGAMMGTAVATTIGKGLVDPHVVTTLTVLDALIAAIIWGLLTWWLGLPSSSSHALIGGLCGAALAASGNVSVLNWYTHPAPGKVEGLVPKVFIPMFTSPLLGFVVASIFMFVIMILFKRITPHAAKNWFGRAQTVSASLMALSHGSNDAQKTMGIIALALFSATSAGTFDHLPDYLSFLRTPAFHVDTWVIVACAMTMAAGTAAGGWRIIRTMGHRVVKLQPVHGFAAETAAATVIYAASTFGIPVSTTHVISTSIMGVGATKRLSAVKWGIVSKIVWAWVLTIPVTAGLAFIIHKVLVLSFKLVLGS